A DNA window from Ostrea edulis chromosome 5, xbOstEdul1.1, whole genome shotgun sequence contains the following coding sequences:
- the LOC125650631 gene encoding uncharacterized protein LOC125650631 — translation MATKRNTFAMKLIHIFVIWGLSKTIAGTCTEYSITKTVDSTIHKAYLFQREFLGSLIECATYCLRGAKCKSLAYTAAKECNMFTKSREDDPSLVKAEIGTYYVSKADLPTDMAGACSGNSCGNEDLCIQKEQVYHCIPVYAGKRCIVPPSVANAVLDFVDPDSYQWGTGETVNFNCTSNLASTGGPSIMTCMDTGNWSYSFTC, via the exons ATGGCAACAAAAAGGAATACTTTTGCAATGAAATTAATCCACATTTTTGTGATTTGGGGTTTATCTAAAACTATTGCTGGGACATGCACGGAGTACTCTATAACAAAGACAGTGGACTCCACCATTCACAAGGCCTATCTGTTCCAGCGAGAGTTCCTGGGAAGTCTAATAGAATGCGCCACCTATTGTCTGAGGGGGGCTAAGTGTAAGTCCCTTGCATACACTGCTGCAAAGGAGTGCAACATGTTCACGAAATCCAGGGAGGACGATCCCAGTCTGGTCAAGGCAGAGATAGGAACGTACTACGTCAGTAAAGCGGATCTCCCTACG GATATGGCCGGGGCATGCAGCGGGAACTCTTGTGGAAATGAAGATCTTTGTATTCAGAAAGAACAGGTCTACCATTGCATTCCGGTATATGCAG GTAAACGCTGCATCGTGCCCCCGAGCGTGGCAAATGCCGTGCTGGACTTTGTGGACCCCGATTCCTACCAGTGGGGCACAGGAGAGACGGTTAATTTTAACTGTACCAGCAACCTCGCCTCAACCGGGGGACCTTCCATAATGACATGCATGGACACTGGAAATTGGAGCTACTCTTTCACTTGTTGA